One part of the Lycium ferocissimum isolate CSIRO_LF1 chromosome 8, AGI_CSIRO_Lferr_CH_V1, whole genome shotgun sequence genome encodes these proteins:
- the LOC132066878 gene encoding F-box/kelch-repeat protein At3g23880-like gives MLKKMPYIPSEVIFEILLRLPLKSILKFKSVSKSWLFLLSSPQFINTHLNFSRKDFPHRLLILDRDQILSKKKCALYSPVSKKNSAVCVDLDYPVKSRGCNIPQFIGSCDGLVCLLVENSLILWNPSTRKWKEIPKEETHQMSQDYYCTYGFGYDKYNDDYKLVLLYSSKIKNTGSEVKVYSLRTNSWKKIKGFVSGYIYGNSGVLLNGIVHWDTRPHHDFNGCYNYIVSFDLETEKQGKIELPSYENEDVHWDLISSRDSLFGFCHCESQGEVDIWVMKEYGVKESWTKFASVAYYVIPGIFYLPLYVNEDGEVLLINGQSLVLFNTRNNTYKDLQIHLPDTQLRIDMATYNETLVSPVFNDEDGCKLW, from the coding sequence ATGCTTAAAAAAATGCCATACATTCCAAGTGAAGTTATCTTTGAAATTCTCCTAAGATTGCCTCTAAAATCCATTTTGAAATTCAAGTCTGTTTCAAAATCCTGGCTTTTTTTACTATCATCTCCTCAATTCATCAATACTCATCTCAACTTTTCAAGAAAAGATTTCCCCCACAGACTCCTAATATTAGACCGTGACCAAATTTTATCTAAGAAAAAATGTGCCCTCTATTCCCCTGTTTCTAAAAAAAACTCTGCCGTCTGTGTTGATCTTGATTATCCTGTAAAATCCCGTGGTTGTAATATTCCTCAGTTTATTGGTTCTTGTGATGGTTTGGTTTGTTTATTAGTCGAAAACTCGCTTATTTTGTGGAATCCCTCTACTAGAAAATGGAAAGAGATTCCAAAAGAAGAAACTCATCAGATGAGTCAAGATTATTATTGTACTTATGGGTTTGGTTATGACAAGTACAATGATGATTATAAGTTGGTTTTATTATATAGTTCTAAAATCAAGAATACTGGAAGTGAAGTGAAGGTTTATAGTTTGAGGACTAATTCTTGGAAAAAGATTAAGGGGTTTGTTAGTGGTTATATTTATGGTAATTCTGGTGTTTTGTTGAATGGTATTGTTCATTGGGATACTCGTCCACATCATGATTTTAATGGTTGTTATAACTATATTGTATCGTTTGATTTGGAAACAGAGAAACAGGGGAAGATAGAGTTACCTAGCTATGAAAATGAAGATGTTCATTGGGATTTAATATCTTCAAGAGATTCTTTATTTGGATTTTGCCATTGTGAATCTCAAGGTGAGGTGGATATATGGGTAATGAAGGAATATGGAGTTAAAGAATCTTGGACTAAATTTGCTTCGGTTGCCTATTATGTAATTCCGGGAATCTTTTATTTACCCCTGTATGTAAATGAGGATGGTGAGGTACTACTTATAAACGGGCAAAGTTTGGTGCTTTTTAATACGAGAAATAACACGTACAAGGATCTTCAGATTCATTTACCCGATACTCAACTTAGAATTGATATGGCTACCTATAACGAGACCCTTGTTTCACCGGTTTTTAATGATGAAGATGGATGCAAACTCTGgtag
- the LOC132066291 gene encoding F-box protein PP2-B10-like yields the protein MLGCHVRSRYFCVWTSTCFSSARSYAEKFLCLVVHFNSSAWLGARELSIEWADNPDHWTWNYIYNSGMEVAELLSVCWLDIRGKIDTRQLTRKTSYSAYLVFKLTDSVSELERAIASVRFVKEKAEGTDEEGYTVFLSLKAKEEGENGIFPHLRSDEWMEIKLGEFFNNLGEDGEVEMRLMENKNPNWKSGIIVKGIDIRPN from the exons ATGTTGGGATGTCACGTTCGATCTAGATATTTTTGTGTCTGGACCAGTACATGTTTCAGTTCTGCAAGAAGCTATGCGGAGAAATTCCTATGTTTAGTTGTACATTTTAATTCG AGTGCGTGGTTAGGTGCAAGAGAACTTTCAATTGAATGGGCAGACAATCCAGACCACTGGACATGGAACTATATTTACAACTCTGG TATGGAAGTAGCTGAGCTTCTCAGCGTTTGTTGGCTCGATATTCGAGGAAAGATAGACACAAGACAACTCACACGAAAGACTAGTTATTCGGCATATTTAGTGTTCAAGTTAACAGATAGTGTTTCTGAACTTGAAAGAGCAATTGCATCAGTAAGATTTGTGAAGGAAAAAGCAGAGGGAACTGATGAAGAAGGCTACACTGTTTTCCTCTCTCTTAAGGCaaaggaagaaggagaaaatggTATATTCCCACACCTACGAAGCGATGAGTGGATGGAAATAAAACTTGGTGAATTTTTCAACAACTTAGGTGAAGATGGTGAAGTTGAAATGAGGTTGATGGAGAACAAAAATCCTAATTGGAAATCTGGCATTATTGTTAAGGGTATCGATATTCGTCCAAATTAA